One window from the genome of Aeromonas sp. FDAARGOS 1405 encodes:
- a CDS encoding YeaH/YhbH family protein, with protein MAHFIDRRLNGKNKSAVNRQRFIRRYKKQIKQAVSDAVSKRSIQDVDKGESISIPTKDIGEPHFHQGHGGKREMVHPGNDQFVSGDKIDRPKGGGGGQGSGEGQASNQGEGADDFVFQISKDEYLDLLFEDLELPRLQKTQLNQLMEVKTYRAGYTSNGVPANINVVRSLQNSLARRMALQAGKKRQLHELEDRLALLAADPNEHFAEIALLEKEIRELKRRIDAVPFIDTFDLKFNNFVKRPVPSSQAVMFCLMDVSGSMDQATKEMAKRFYILLYLFLSRTYKNVEVVYIRHHTQAKEVDEHEFFYSQETGGTIVSSALKMMNDIINERYPANQWNIYAAQASDGDNWADDSPQCREILARDIMPRVRYYSYIEITTRAHQTLWHEYESVASQFPHFAMEHIRKVEDIYPVFRELFKKQAA; from the coding sequence ATGGCGCATTTTATCGACCGCAGGCTCAACGGCAAAAACAAAAGCGCTGTCAATCGGCAGCGCTTCATCCGCCGCTACAAGAAGCAGATAAAACAAGCGGTCTCGGATGCTGTCTCCAAGCGCAGCATTCAGGACGTAGACAAGGGTGAGAGCATCAGCATCCCGACCAAGGATATCGGCGAGCCCCATTTTCATCAGGGGCACGGCGGTAAACGGGAGATGGTGCATCCCGGCAATGATCAGTTCGTCTCCGGCGACAAGATTGACCGCCCCAAAGGAGGGGGCGGTGGACAGGGTTCCGGCGAGGGACAGGCATCCAATCAGGGTGAAGGGGCCGATGATTTCGTGTTCCAGATCTCCAAGGATGAGTATCTCGATCTGCTGTTTGAAGATCTGGAGTTGCCCAGGCTACAGAAAACCCAGCTCAATCAGCTAATGGAGGTGAAAACCTATCGGGCGGGCTACACCTCCAACGGGGTGCCCGCCAACATCAACGTGGTGCGTTCCCTGCAAAATTCGCTGGCGCGTCGCATGGCGTTGCAAGCTGGCAAGAAACGCCAGTTGCATGAACTGGAAGATAGGCTGGCCCTGCTGGCCGCCGATCCCAACGAGCACTTTGCAGAAATCGCCCTGCTCGAGAAGGAGATCCGCGAGCTGAAGCGGCGGATCGATGCGGTTCCGTTTATCGACACCTTCGATCTCAAGTTCAACAACTTCGTCAAACGGCCCGTTCCCTCCAGCCAGGCGGTGATGTTCTGCCTGATGGACGTCTCGGGCTCCATGGATCAGGCCACCAAGGAGATGGCCAAGCGTTTCTATATCCTGCTCTATCTGTTCCTGAGCCGGACCTACAAAAACGTCGAGGTGGTCTATATCCGCCACCACACCCAGGCCAAGGAGGTGGACGAGCACGAGTTCTTCTACTCCCAGGAGACTGGCGGCACCATCGTCTCCAGCGCCCTCAAGATGATGAACGACATCATCAACGAGCGTTACCCCGCCAACCAGTGGAACATCTATGCGGCGCAGGCGTCGGATGGAGACAACTGGGCTGATGACTCACCGCAGTGCAGGGAGATCCTGGCGCGGGACATCATGCCAAGGGTGAGGTACTACTCCTACATCGAGATCACCACCCGTGCCCACCAGACCCTGTGGCACGAATATGAATCGGTAGCCAGCCAGTTCCCCCACTTTGCGATGGAGCACATTCGCAAGGTCGAGGATATCTATCCGGTGTTCCGCGAGCTGTTCAAGAAACAAGCGGCGTGA